The nucleotide sequence TTCCAGAAAGGCTTGAGCGTGAAGGGTACCAGTTTCGTTTTGCCCATATTGATAAGACGTTGCAGGATATCTTGAAATGACCGATATTGCCTTTGAGCTTGGATTCAGTAACCCCGTTTCCTTTAGCAAAATGTTTAAGCAGCATGAACGCAAAAAAACCACCAAGGGGGTGGACTAGAAAATAGCCGGTGATACCCTTACTTGGATAAACACCGGCTTACCAATAAATTTTAAATCACAATGCTAAATACGACCTTTATAATCGTCTATCTTCTTCGAGAACATTCCCTAAAACTATATACACAACACCTAAAACAGGGATCAAAACAGTAAAAATAAGTCTCACAATCAATGAAGAGATACCAAAAAAATCTGCAATACCACCACAAACACCTAGAATAGATTTGTCAGTAGAAGATCTTTTCAACTGTCTCTTCATTAATTAATCTCCTAACATTTAATTTGAATATTCATTCATTATTTCGTGTCAGATAAACTAAGTGTAGTGTCATAATCATCGTTTCCTACATTAAAATAAAGTTTCGCCGTAGCTGATACAGGTGGTAGAGGTAGACTGAATGTATAAGTAAAATCCATTTGACTATAAGCATATTTCGAACTAGTTTCTTTTGCTCTGTGTATAGTCACAGTAGGAGTAGTAAAAGTTCCTCCAATTACGGCAACAGTCGGATTATAAGCTTTTGATATAAAATCATTATTGATACCTTTTACAATAGTATAGTCGTTGTAGTAAGAATAATTGACAGTTCCTGTAGCCCAGTAAGACTCAACTGTGTAACTCCCAGGAGCAACCGACTTAATCCCTGAATTTACTGGTCTAACTCCATACTTTATTTTAGAACCATCAGCAAAAGTAACTACTTCAGACTGATCTAAACCTTTCTCAATATTAAAAGACCTTTTATTAATAGTCTTTTGGATATTCTCCTCTTTCATAGAATCCAATATTTGACCGCTTTCTAATTTCTTTATTAAAGTATTCTGTGTTTTTTCGTCTATACCCAATTCATTAAAACTATGTTTTAATTCTGCAATATGAGCTTGACTAATCTTAGAAACACTTCTAGTTTCTTCTGCAAAGATGCTTTGAGAAAAAATACCTAACGTTAACGCAAAAATCGACATAACTGAAACTAATTTTTTCAAATTAATCACTACTCCTTCTGGATAAATTCTACAAATTTAACTAATTCCCCTTTAAATGCATTGAAAATACTCCTCACTTGCCACCCATGCTTTCAGGTAATCCCAAGTTACAGCTTTGCTAAAGACCTGCGGTAGCCTTTTTATAGTTATATAATCCCTCCTTATTCTTATTAACAAACTGTTTGCACCCTTACAGTAACACGCATTCCAAAAAAAACCTTTTTTCAATTTTTTCGATAAAAGAGATATTTCTCGAAAAAATTTTTCTTTTTTATAAAATTTAGTGTAAAAATGTAAAATAAAGTTATAATTCACCATAAATGGATAAAGTAGGTAGGTGTTCCGCTTGATTGGTGATCTTGTAAAAGAATACAGAGGTCGTGCGAATTTGACTTTAACTGAATTATCGGAGAAGACTACTCTCTCTCATGCTACCATCAGTAAGATCGAAAATAACGGCGTTCAGAGACCGAATCCACGCCATCTCCTTACACTAGCTGAGGTTCTGGGGATACCCTTCGACCAGATAATAGGCGGTTGTGTTAACTATGTAAGAAACCCTGAAATGCTGAGCCTCTTGCTGGACAAGGCTATCACTCATAAGCATCACAGATTAATTCAGAAAATATCCGAAAAAATATTAGAGTGTACCAGAATGGATACATTTCAGACATTAGACCACCTTTACCAATATGCCGGTCTAGTGAAAGATGTAAAAATTCAAGTGCTGCTTTACGATACGATTTTGAAATACGCTCGTGAGCATGGAACTCCTGTTTATCTTGCCCGCGCGCTTTTCCAAAAATATTTGATTAAGCGTAAAGACTTAGCTCGACGAGAACAGTCCTACAACGAAGGAAAAGAGGTAGTGCACTACTTGAATTACCTCCATGAAAATGATCAGGTAATTGCTCTCTACCGACTGGGATTACAAGCGTTTAGTTTGAAACTGTACAGTGAATGTATTGAATTTTGTCGAAAGGGATTGTCCAAAAATCAGGAAGTGAGTGAGTTACAAGCAGCAGCAACTTTGGCAACTTGCAATTCCTATTTGTTTTTAGAAGATTACATACTTGCTAGCGTTTATCTGAAGGAATATGAAAAATTCGATTATCCATATGTACAAGAAAATGCCGAATATCTACGGGCCATTATTTATTCCAAAACCGAAGACTATAGAAAGGCAACTCCGTTATTTGAGAAGTGCTTGGAACGCTCAAAACCAGATGCACGAATTCCCATTGCAAACGACTTACTGAACATTTTTCTTAAAATGGAGGATGCTAACGCAGCACGAAATATTTTTCACCAAGAAGCCGCTATTTTACCCGCTAAGATCGAAACACCATATATGTTCGATCAAGTAGGACTCTACTACAGCTTAAAAGGGAAATTCTTGATCGAGCAAGGCATGTTTGATGCGGGAATAGAGTGTTTACAGAAGAGTATTCAATATTACGGTGAAATTGGTGCTCATAGCGAGATTATCGAAAATACATCACTAATTATTCGTTCTCATGTAGTTCACGGAAAAATGTTGAATTTAGAGGTGTTACAGGAACTCGACAGCCTATATAATGTAATTATTAGAAAAAATTGAGGGAGATGGTGATTACATGAAAAAGAAGGCGTCTTTCCTGCTAGTAGCATTATCAATGGTGCTTGGTTCTTTTCTAGCAATTGATGTTCCGTATAA is from Brevibacillus brevis and encodes:
- a CDS encoding PspC domain-containing protein — protein: MKRQLKRSSTDKSILGVCGGIADFFGISSLIVRLIFTVLIPVLGVVYIVLGNVLEEDRRL
- a CDS encoding DUF5626 family protein codes for the protein MKKLVSVMSIFALTLGIFSQSIFAEETRSVSKISQAHIAELKHSFNELGIDEKTQNTLIKKLESGQILDSMKEENIQKTINKRSFNIEKGLDQSEVVTFADGSKIKYGVRPVNSGIKSVAPGSYTVESYWATGTVNYSYYNDYTIVKGINNDFISKAYNPTVAVIGGTFTTPTVTIHRAKETSSKYAYSQMDFTYTFSLPLPPVSATAKLYFNVGNDDYDTTLSLSDTK
- a CDS encoding helix-turn-helix domain-containing protein, with the translated sequence MIGDLVKEYRGRANLTLTELSEKTTLSHATISKIENNGVQRPNPRHLLTLAEVLGIPFDQIIGGCVNYVRNPEMLSLLLDKAITHKHHRLIQKISEKILECTRMDTFQTLDHLYQYAGLVKDVKIQVLLYDTILKYAREHGTPVYLARALFQKYLIKRKDLARREQSYNEGKEVVHYLNYLHENDQVIALYRLGLQAFSLKLYSECIEFCRKGLSKNQEVSELQAAATLATCNSYLFLEDYILASVYLKEYEKFDYPYVQENAEYLRAIIYSKTEDYRKATPLFEKCLERSKPDARIPIANDLLNIFLKMEDANAARNIFHQEAAILPAKIETPYMFDQVGLYYSLKGKFLIEQGMFDAGIECLQKSIQYYGEIGAHSEIIENTSLIIRSHVVHGKMLNLEVLQELDSLYNVIIRKN